A window of Microbispora hainanensis genomic DNA:
ACGATCGACCCGGCCGACCTCGGCATCCCCCGTTCCCAGCCGGGCGACCTGCGCGGCGGCGACGTCGAGTTCAACGCGGCGGCGGTGCGCGACCTGCTGCGCGGCAAGACGGGGCCGGTGCGCGACGCGGTGCTGCTGAACGCGGCGGCCGGCCTGGTCGCCTACGACGGCCCGGGCGACGACCTGACCGGCGACCTGCGCGCGGCGTACGCCCGCGCGGCCGAGGCGGTCGACTCGGGCAGGGCCGCGCAGACCCTGGAGCGCTGGATCGAGATCAGCAGCGCGCTCGGCGGAAAGGGCTGATCGCGCTCCCGATCGGGATCGCCTCCACCGCGGGAGGGCCCGGCCGTCCGCCGTGACGGGGACGTGCCGGGTCCGGCCTGAACCGCCGCGCCGCCGGGCGGGGTCTCAGTCGGCGTCGGCGAGGCCGATGGAGAAGGCCGCCTCCAGGTCGTGACGGGAGTAGGTGCGGAAGGCGATGTGCGTCTCGGTGTGCCGCACGCCCGGCACCTTGTTGACGCGGCCGGGCACGACCTCGGCCACCTCGTCGTATCGGCCGACCCTGACCATGGCCAGCAGGTCGAACTCGCCGGTGATCGAATACACCTCGCTGACGCCCTCGATCTCGGCGATGGCCTGGGCGACCTCGGGGATCCTGTCGACGTCCGCCTTGATGTGGACGATCGCGGTGACCATGCGCGTCTCTCCTGCTGTCTCGCGGCTCGGGTCTGTCGCCCCCGACCTTAGTGCCACCCCCGCGGCCTCACCGCAGGGGCCGTCCCTCACGGCGGTCGCCGCGCTGGTGCCGGTAGGCGCGCTCGATGCGCTCGACCAGGCGCCCGGCGCCGTACGCGGGGAGGCTCCAGGTGCCGTCGACCTGGACGAGGCGCACGCCGGGGGAGTCGAGCCAGCGCAGCACGCACTCGGTCTCCTCGGCGCTGGCGGCCGGGGTGGGCCCGGGACCGGGGACGACGGTCTCCGCCGTGGCGACCAGCGCGTCCACGTACGGCGTGGGGTGGGCGCCCCTGGGCATCACGCCGGCCGCGGCGAGCCTGCCGTGCCGGATGACGTGGATGTCCCAGCCGCCGTCGAAGGCGGGGCTGGCCGCGACCATCTGCGGGATGCCGGTCAGGGACCGCAGGCGCTGCATGCGCGCGGCGGTCCTGACGTAGGCCGCGAGGCGGTCCCGGTCGACGGCCGCCTCCTCATAGCGCTGCTCGGCCGACAGGCGGCTCATGCGCGCCTCCATCGCCGAGAAGACCGCCTCCGCGTCGAGCTCCATCGCGTGCCGGGCGCGGCGGACGTGGCGGGCGTAGCTCTCCTCGCTCTCGCGGCCCTCGCAGGGCGCGCCGCAGCGGCCGATCTCGGCGAGCGCGCAGGCGGGGCGGCGCACGCGGGGCGACAGCCGTTCGGTGCACTGGCGCAGCGGCAGCGCCTCGTGCATGGCGGTCCGCGCGTCGTCGGCGGTGCGGCTGCTGCCGAACGGGCCGAGATAGGTCGCGCCGTCGTCCTTCACCTCGCGCACGACGCTGAGCCGCGGGAACGCCTCGTCGGTCAGCTTGAGCCAGACCACCCGCTCGGGGAAGCGGGACCGCCTGTTGTAGCGCGGCTTGGTGGCCCCGATCATCCGCAGCTCGCGGATCTCGGCCTCCAGCGCGGTGGCGCAGACGATCGTCCTGACCCGCTCGGCGATGCCGACCATCTCGCGGATGCGGGAGCGGGTCTCGCTCGCGGTGAAGTAGCTGCGCACGCGGTTGCGCAGGTTGGAGCTCTTCCCGATGTAGAGCGCCTCGCCCTTGGCGTCTTCGAAGATGTAGACGCCGGGCGCGCCGGGCACCCCGTCGGCGAGGTGGCGTTTGCGCTGCTGCTCCGGCGTGGGAGCGCGCACGAAGCCGCGCAGGTCTTCCAGCGTGTGCACGCCGAGCGACCCGACCCGGGCGATGAGGCCGTGCAGCACGTCGACCGTGGCCTTCGCGTCGGCCAGCGCCCGGTGGCAGGGCTCGGTGGAGCTGCGGAAGACCCGCGCGAGGGTGGCCAGCTTGCAGTTGGGCGTCTCGTCGCGGGTCAGCACGCGGCGCGCGAGGTCGGCGGTGTCCACCACCGGGTTGGCCGGGGGCGGGTAGCCGTTGACCTGGCACGCCGCCTTCAGGAACGACATGTCGAACGGCGCGTTGTGCGCCACCAGCGCGACGCCCGCGATGAACTCCAGGAAGCTCGGCAGCACCTCGGAGAACTTCGGCGCGGCCACGACCATCGCGTCGGTGATGCCGGTCAGCACGGAGATGAACGGCGGGATCGGGCCACCGGGGTCGACCAGCGTGGCGAACTCGCCGATCACCTCGCCGCCGCGCACCTTCACCGCGCCGATCTCCGTGATGGCGTGCTCCGCGGACGACCCGCCGGTGGTCTCCAGGTCGAAGACGACGAACGTGACCTCCCGCAGGGGAGTGCCGAGCTCGTCCAGCGTGCCCTGTACCGCATCCACGCCCAAGACCATAGAAGTCCCGACCGACAATTGCCGCACCCACCCCATGCGGAGGTCAAGCGACGGTCAGGCGGGCGGCTGCGCCCAGGCCGCTGCGGCGCGCCATTCGCGGGCCGGCATCGCGTAGACCAGCTCGTCGCTCCAGGCCCCGGCGAAGCGTGTGAACACCGCCGAAAGCGTACGGACGGGAATCGGGCCGTCCGCGAAGGGGTTGTGCGTCGCCGGGTCCCGGCCCCGGCGGACGTCGTGACAGATCATG
This region includes:
- a CDS encoding Lrp/AsnC family transcriptional regulator, with the translated sequence MVTAIVHIKADVDRIPEVAQAIAEIEGVSEVYSITGEFDLLAMVRVGRYDEVAEVVPGRVNKVPGVRHTETHIAFRTYSRHDLEAAFSIGLADAD
- a CDS encoding DEDD exonuclease domain-containing protein, with the translated sequence MDAVQGTLDELGTPLREVTFVVFDLETTGGSSAEHAITEIGAVKVRGGEVIGEFATLVDPGGPIPPFISVLTGITDAMVVAAPKFSEVLPSFLEFIAGVALVAHNAPFDMSFLKAACQVNGYPPPANPVVDTADLARRVLTRDETPNCKLATLARVFRSSTEPCHRALADAKATVDVLHGLIARVGSLGVHTLEDLRGFVRAPTPEQQRKRHLADGVPGAPGVYIFEDAKGEALYIGKSSNLRNRVRSYFTASETRSRIREMVGIAERVRTIVCATALEAEIRELRMIGATKPRYNRRSRFPERVVWLKLTDEAFPRLSVVREVKDDGATYLGPFGSSRTADDARTAMHEALPLRQCTERLSPRVRRPACALAEIGRCGAPCEGRESEESYARHVRRARHAMELDAEAVFSAMEARMSRLSAEQRYEEAAVDRDRLAAYVRTAARMQRLRSLTGIPQMVAASPAFDGGWDIHVIRHGRLAAAGVMPRGAHPTPYVDALVATAETVVPGPGPTPAASAEETECVLRWLDSPGVRLVQVDGTWSLPAYGAGRLVERIERAYRHQRGDRREGRPLR